In Nostoc sp. UHCC 0926, a single genomic region encodes these proteins:
- a CDS encoding tetratricopeptide repeat protein: MYKPTSFVFSVVLLGCFAFSIPSVAQAQVLVAQGKNPQLKQLLEDGRRLVDTGDYGGAIALYQQAASLDPKNAKIHSGIGYLYAQQGNYQAALTAYRRAIAINPNNSDFYYAVGYIKANLGDTPGAKEGYRRAIQLNRNNVNAYLGLAVTQSRMGDYGAATWAYEQAIGLDKNNAQTYELMGSMYKQRRQAKQANSLLQKARDLYKRRNDSEGVNRVEAMLRQLGG; the protein is encoded by the coding sequence GTGTACAAGCCAACATCATTTGTGTTTAGTGTGGTGTTACTAGGATGTTTTGCCTTCAGCATACCTTCAGTGGCTCAGGCTCAGGTATTAGTGGCGCAAGGCAAAAACCCACAATTAAAGCAACTACTAGAAGACGGACGGAGGTTAGTGGATACCGGCGATTATGGTGGTGCGATCGCTCTTTATCAGCAAGCAGCTAGCCTAGATCCCAAGAATGCTAAAATTCATTCAGGTATTGGCTACTTGTACGCTCAACAGGGAAATTACCAGGCGGCATTAACAGCTTATCGTCGGGCGATCGCCATCAACCCTAACAATAGTGATTTTTACTACGCTGTGGGTTACATCAAAGCGAATTTGGGCGACACGCCTGGGGCAAAGGAAGGCTACCGTCGTGCCATACAGCTGAACCGTAACAATGTTAACGCCTATTTAGGATTGGCTGTGACGCAATCTCGTATGGGAGACTATGGTGCAGCTACCTGGGCATACGAGCAAGCAATCGGCTTGGATAAGAACAATGCCCAGACTTATGAGTTGATGGGTTCGATGTATAAACAGCGACGACAAGCTAAACAAGCAAACAGCTTGCTTCAGAAAGCCCGTGACTTGTACAAGCGGCGCAATGACTCAGAAGGTGTGAACAGGGTAGAAGCCATGCTACGACAGTTAGGAGGATGA
- a CDS encoding YbjQ family protein: MIITTTDVIQGAVIESYLGIVTAEVVYGSNFLRDFLAGIRDIIGGRTGSYERLFEQGQRKALEELEQRAQRLGANAVIGIEIDTGTINIDQSGVLLLITATGTAVKMR; the protein is encoded by the coding sequence ATGATTATAACTACCACTGATGTGATTCAAGGAGCCGTTATTGAGTCATATTTAGGCATTGTGACAGCAGAAGTAGTTTACGGCAGCAATTTCTTGCGGGATTTTTTGGCTGGTATTCGAGATATTATTGGTGGACGCACTGGTAGCTATGAGCGTTTATTTGAGCAGGGTCAACGCAAGGCATTAGAAGAATTAGAACAACGAGCACAACGTTTAGGAGCAAATGCTGTGATTGGGATTGAAATTGATACTGGCACAATCAATATTGACCAGTCAGGAGTCCTATTACTGATTACTGCCACAGGCACCGCAGTCAAGATGCGTTAA
- a CDS encoding RNA polymerase sigma factor SigF — MPTTVTNELKHEIWQLLREYQQSRSENIRNQLVKLNFGLVRKEAHYWTNQCHETYDDLLQVGCLGLIRAIEKFELSKGHAFSSYALPYIRGEIQHYLRDKGVTVRIPRKWLALQQQAIGVSRSWREKHNRQPTDSELATVLEISLNEWQEIKLAWVNRAPLSLDVPIQDGEEGSTCLGELVPDPHYRSFQLAQEDQLRLQQALVQLEQRTRDVLECVFLQDLTQKQVAEHLGISVVTVSRRVKKGLDLMKELMGVAED, encoded by the coding sequence ATGCCTACCACAGTCACCAATGAACTAAAACATGAAATTTGGCAGTTGTTGCGAGAATATCAGCAATCTCGGTCAGAAAATATTCGCAATCAGCTGGTAAAACTCAACTTTGGACTTGTGAGAAAAGAAGCTCACTACTGGACGAATCAATGTCATGAAACCTACGATGATTTGCTTCAGGTTGGGTGTTTGGGTTTAATCAGAGCTATTGAAAAATTTGAACTTTCCAAAGGACATGCCTTTAGTTCCTACGCTCTTCCCTATATTCGGGGTGAAATTCAACACTATCTCCGAGATAAAGGTGTCACGGTGCGAATTCCTCGGAAGTGGTTAGCATTACAACAGCAAGCAATAGGAGTGTCACGTTCTTGGCGTGAAAAGCATAATCGCCAACCAACAGACTCCGAACTAGCAACTGTACTGGAAATTTCTCTAAACGAATGGCAAGAAATTAAATTAGCATGGGTAAATCGTGCTCCCTTGAGCCTCGATGTGCCAATCCAAGATGGAGAAGAAGGCTCTACCTGTTTGGGAGAATTGGTTCCAGATCCTCACTATCGCAGCTTTCAATTGGCACAAGAAGACCAACTTCGCTTGCAACAAGCATTGGTTCAGCTCGAACAACGCACCCGCGATGTGTTGGAATGTGTGTTTTTACAAGATTTGACACAAAAACAAGTTGCAGAACATCTGGGAATCAGTGTTGTAACGGTTTCCCGTAGAGTCAAGAAAGGTCTGGATTTGATGAAAGAGCTTATGGGTGTAGCAGAGGATTAA